Proteins encoded in a region of the Candidatus Nanosynbacter sp. HMT-352 genome:
- the ychF gene encoding redox-regulated ATPase YchF, with amino-acid sequence MSLSIGIVGLPNVGKSTLFNALTNNDILAANYPFATIEPNTGIVPVPDNRLQILADLYHAQKIIPATVTFVDIAGLVAGASKGEGLGNKFLHNIRECDAIIHVVRAFENSKILRHDEAPIDPKKDIEVINTELILADLQTLEKRLPQLQKEAKANPKARQKVEYLQSLIDNLQKGVPISAMTDVDFEAISDLHLLTAKPVIYAFNVDEEGLNNSDLQGQLTELVSPAKTVFVCAKLEEELKGLSENDAKELLESYGVEETGLAKLIHAAYDTLGLQSYLTAGEKEIRAWTIHKGWTAPQAAGVIHSDFERGFIAAQIVDFDDLVTAGSEVKARENGKIRTEGKTYVMQPNDVVEFRFNV; translated from the coding sequence ATGAGTTTATCTATTGGAATCGTTGGTTTACCAAATGTCGGCAAATCGACACTTTTTAACGCTTTAACAAATAACGACATTTTGGCGGCTAATTATCCGTTTGCGACAATTGAGCCGAACACAGGAATTGTTCCCGTACCAGATAATCGCCTGCAAATTTTAGCCGATCTTTATCATGCGCAAAAAATTATTCCAGCCACCGTTACTTTCGTCGATATCGCTGGGCTGGTTGCTGGCGCGTCTAAGGGTGAAGGTTTGGGCAATAAGTTTCTTCACAACATCAGAGAGTGTGACGCAATTATTCATGTTGTTCGTGCATTTGAGAATTCAAAGATTCTGCGCCATGATGAAGCACCGATTGACCCTAAGAAAGACATTGAGGTTATAAATACCGAGCTTATTCTGGCCGATCTACAAACTCTTGAAAAACGTCTGCCCCAGCTTCAAAAAGAAGCTAAAGCAAACCCAAAAGCTCGCCAAAAAGTTGAATATCTGCAGTCTTTAATCGACAATTTACAAAAAGGCGTACCAATTTCCGCAATGACAGATGTGGATTTTGAGGCAATTTCCGACCTGCACCTTCTTACCGCCAAACCCGTTATCTACGCATTTAATGTCGACGAGGAAGGATTGAACAATTCCGATCTACAGGGTCAATTGACCGAACTCGTAAGTCCCGCAAAAACCGTCTTTGTCTGTGCAAAACTGGAAGAAGAATTGAAGGGATTATCTGAAAATGACGCCAAAGAGCTATTAGAAAGTTACGGTGTCGAGGAGACTGGGCTTGCCAAACTTATTCACGCAGCATATGACACGTTAGGTTTGCAAAGCTATCTGACCGCTGGAGAAAAAGAAATTCGTGCCTGGACAATTCACAAAGGTTGGACTGCACCGCAAGCCGCGGGCGTTATTCACTCGGATTTTGAGCGCGGATTTATTGCCGCACAGATTGTTGATTTTGACGATTTAGTCACCGCGGGATCCGAAGTTAAGGCCCGCGAAAACGGTAAAATTCGTACCGAAGGAAAAACTTACGTTATGCAGCCAAATGACGTCGTTGAGTTTCGGTTTAACGTTTAG
- a CDS encoding TlyA family RNA methyltransferase, with protein sequence MKQRLDKALVERGLVTTRSQADNFIRLGYVFLNKKIVQKSGTMVSDSDEIKLEKKETYVSRAGLKLASVAEYFHLNFQDKIVLDIGSSTGGFTDYSLRHGAKKVFAVDVGTDQLHPSLRSNPKIALYEKTDIRDFYADESIDIIVGDVSFISLREILPHVAENLMNTNTVLIAMVKPQFEAGRHQVNKGIIKNDKVRRQILSDFEDWAKKYFIILDKKDSEVAGSKGNLERFYKLKLTKR encoded by the coding sequence ATGAAACAGCGATTAGATAAAGCTCTAGTCGAGCGCGGTTTGGTGACAACAAGGTCTCAGGCGGATAATTTTATTCGCCTGGGCTATGTTTTTTTGAATAAGAAAATTGTCCAGAAATCAGGGACTATGGTATCTGATTCGGACGAAATAAAGCTCGAGAAGAAGGAAACTTACGTTTCGCGAGCCGGCTTAAAACTGGCAAGCGTAGCGGAGTATTTTCATCTTAATTTTCAGGATAAAATTGTTCTGGATATTGGTTCGAGTACGGGCGGATTTACCGACTATTCACTGCGTCACGGCGCCAAAAAGGTGTTTGCTGTTGATGTTGGAACGGATCAGCTCCATCCAAGTTTGAGGTCGAATCCAAAAATTGCTCTCTACGAAAAGACCGATATTCGTGATTTTTATGCCGATGAATCAATTGATATTATTGTGGGCGATGTGTCGTTTATATCTCTGAGAGAAATTTTGCCGCATGTAGCAGAAAATTTGATGAATACAAATACGGTGTTGATTGCTATGGTGAAACCTCAATTTGAAGCGGGGCGACATCAGGTTAATAAGGGCATTATTAAAAACGACAAAGTTCGTCGACAGATTTTATCCGATTTTGAAGATTGGGCGAAAAAGTATTTTATTATCTTAGATAAAAAAGATAGTGAAGTAGCTGGTAGTAAGGGTAATCTTGAGCGATTTTACAAATTGAAATTAACTAAACGTTAA
- a CDS encoding single-stranded DNA-binding protein encodes MARSINQVILLGRLTRDPEQRTTASGKNVVSFSIAVDRQSQDDQADFFNITAWDKLGDLVMQYLSKGRRVLIQGRLRQDSWEDKDTGKRQSRIEVTASDVTFLDGPSGDNSGSAAPKTTKKEEVVTEIDDKPIDLSEIPF; translated from the coding sequence ATGGCACGAAGTATCAATCAAGTGATTTTGTTGGGTAGATTGACACGCGATCCAGAACAGCGAACAACCGCTTCTGGTAAGAACGTGGTTAGCTTCAGTATTGCTGTTGATCGACAATCTCAAGACGATCAGGCTGACTTTTTCAATATCACAGCCTGGGATAAACTTGGTGATTTGGTAATGCAATATCTAAGCAAAGGTCGTCGGGTTTTGATCCAAGGACGACTACGACAGGATAGCTGGGAAGATAAGGATACTGGTAAAAGACAGAGTCGAATTGAAGTTACTGCTTCAGATGTAACGTTCTTAGACGGTCCAAGCGGCGACAATTCAGGTTCTGCAGCACCAAAGACTACTAAAAAAGAGGAAGTCGTAACGGAAATTGACGATAAGCCAATTGACTTAAGCGAAATTCCATTCTAA
- the rpsF gene encoding 30S ribosomal protein S6, whose product MNEYELTVLIHPDLEANLDSALDKVRGLITTNGGEITKEENWGKKKLAYTIKREDFAVYVCFEVKLPAPALLKISNTLNITDEVLRYLLVKTDEKTRQALSEQKARNEESDSSESSK is encoded by the coding sequence ATGAACGAATACGAACTAACTGTTCTTATTCACCCGGATTTAGAGGCTAATCTAGATTCAGCGTTGGATAAGGTGCGTGGTTTAATCACTACTAACGGTGGTGAAATTACCAAAGAAGAAAACTGGGGCAAGAAAAAATTGGCCTACACAATCAAGCGTGAAGACTTTGCAGTTTACGTTTGCTTTGAGGTTAAATTGCCAGCACCAGCTTTGTTGAAGATTTCAAATACGCTTAATATTACTGATGAAGTTTTGCGTTACCTATTGGTAAAAACTGATGAAAAAACTCGTCAAGCATTAAGCGAGCAAAAAGCACGCAACGAAGAATCTGATTCAAGCGAATCAAGTAAATAA
- the efp gene encoding elongation factor P gives MYQPTDLKKGVVCQIDGKPYRVVEYGQKVMGRGGSIVNVKLKNLIDGSVIPKTFKGQERIEAAEVNNKTAQYLYNDGDKFYFMDPTSFEQFELAAEIVDDASKYLKEGDELSLQFFDGRVINVELPKNKYLEVTYTEDVVKGDTTSSVLKDATLETGLVVKVPAFIKQGDIISVDTSTGEYRERKK, from the coding sequence ATGTATCAGCCAACTGATTTGAAAAAAGGCGTAGTTTGTCAAATTGACGGCAAGCCATATCGCGTCGTAGAGTACGGCCAAAAGGTTATGGGTCGTGGCGGTTCGATTGTTAACGTGAAATTGAAAAACCTAATTGACGGAAGTGTTATTCCAAAGACTTTCAAGGGTCAAGAGCGAATCGAAGCTGCGGAAGTAAATAATAAAACTGCGCAATATTTGTATAACGACGGCGATAAGTTCTATTTCATGGATCCGACTAGCTTTGAGCAATTTGAGCTGGCTGCGGAAATCGTGGATGATGCTAGTAAATACCTGAAAGAAGGTGATGAATTAAGCCTTCAATTTTTCGATGGTCGAGTGATCAACGTTGAACTACCAAAGAATAAATATTTGGAAGTTACCTATACGGAAGATGTGGTTAAGGGTGATACGACTTCATCTGTGCTAAAAGACGCTACTTTGGAGACAGGGCTAGTTGTCAAAGTTCCAGCATTTATCAAGCAGGGCGATATTATTAGCGTTGACACTTCAACTGGTGAATATCGCGAGCGAAAGAAATAG
- the rpsR gene encoding 30S ribosomal protein S18: MAQLKKNPPIIFDYKDVKTLQRYINVYGQIEPISKTGLSEKQQRSLAVAIKRARHLALLPFVTSN, from the coding sequence ATGGCACAATTGAAGAAAAATCCACCGATTATTTTTGACTATAAAGATGTAAAAACTTTGCAACGTTACATCAATGTTTACGGTCAAATCGAGCCAATCAGCAAGACTGGTTTGAGTGAAAAGCAACAGCGAAGCTTGGCAGTAGCAATTAAGCGCGCTCGCCACTTGGCTTTGTTGCCATTTGTTACTAGCAACTAG